Proteins from one Mesorhizobium sp. M9A.F.Ca.ET.002.03.1.2 genomic window:
- a CDS encoding SRPBCC family protein, producing MAKVTISSVIDAPVEKVWARIRDFNGLPSWHPRMVESHIEDGKDAGTIGCVRNFQLASGARLREKLLDFSDENFLVSYSILETPQPLTDHKATLQLRRVTDGDRTYAEWTASFDAPPEEADKLAEGMGANVFQGGFNALKSHFAGQS from the coding sequence ATGGCGAAAGTCACCATCTCCAGCGTCATCGACGCACCGGTTGAAAAGGTCTGGGCGCGCATACGCGACTTCAACGGTCTGCCGAGCTGGCATCCGCGCATGGTCGAGAGCCATATCGAAGACGGAAAGGATGCCGGCACGATTGGCTGCGTGCGCAACTTCCAGCTCGCCAGCGGCGCCCGCCTCCGTGAAAAACTGCTCGACTTCTCCGACGAGAACTTTCTCGTCAGCTACTCCATCCTGGAAACGCCGCAGCCGCTCACCGATCACAAGGCGACGCTGCAGTTGCGCCGGGTGACCGATGGCGACCGCACCTATGCCGAATGGACCGCCAGCTTCGACGCGCCCCCGGAAGAAGCCGACAAATTGGCCGAAGGCATGGGTGCCAACGTCTTCCAAGGCGGTTTCAACGCTTTGAAAAGTCATTTCGCTGGCCAAAGTTGA
- a CDS encoding FAD binding domain-containing protein, whose protein sequence is MALALQTFSTVKDANAALRAAGTRYLGGGTLVVRAANEGDVSLSSFVRSTEPSLSAITVSSGKVSIGASVTMAAIARHPGLAALSGAARAVGGPAIRNMATVGGNLFAPAPYGDFTVALLALDATVSSDNGDLPIEAFLATRESNQAIVTAVRFELRTEGVFRFLKVSRVKPKGVSVLSIAAVLEQAPDGTVSSSRIALGCMADRPMRAKAAEKALVGRTLTSDGIAPALTVASDDTSPATDPIASAWYRTQVLPVHLGRLLLA, encoded by the coding sequence ATGGCGCTTGCACTGCAGACTTTTTCGACGGTGAAGGACGCGAATGCGGCGCTAAGAGCCGCCGGCACCCGCTATCTCGGCGGCGGCACGCTGGTCGTTCGCGCCGCCAATGAAGGCGACGTGTCGCTCTCCAGCTTCGTGCGCTCGACCGAACCGTCCCTGTCGGCCATCACCGTTTCCAGCGGCAAGGTCAGCATCGGCGCTTCGGTGACGATGGCGGCGATCGCCCGTCACCCGGGTCTCGCTGCACTTAGCGGGGCGGCGCGCGCCGTCGGCGGCCCGGCGATACGCAACATGGCGACCGTCGGCGGCAATCTATTCGCACCGGCGCCCTATGGCGACTTCACCGTCGCGCTGCTGGCGTTGGATGCCACCGTCAGCAGCGATAATGGTGACCTGCCGATCGAAGCCTTCCTGGCAACACGCGAAAGCAACCAAGCCATTGTCACAGCAGTCCGGTTTGAGCTTCGGACGGAAGGCGTCTTTCGCTTCCTGAAAGTGTCGCGGGTCAAGCCGAAGGGCGTCTCGGTGCTGAGCATCGCCGCCGTGCTGGAACAGGCGCCGGACGGGACCGTGTCTTCTTCGCGGATCGCGCTTGGCTGCATGGCCGACCGCCCGATGCGCGCCAAGGCGGCGGAGAAGGCATTGGTAGGCCGGACGCTGACCAGCGACGGCATCGCGCCGGCGCTGACTGTGGCGAGCGATGACACTTCGCCCGCCACTGATCCGATCGCCAGTGCCTGGTATCGCACGCAAGTCCTGCCGGTCCATCTCGGCCGGCTGCTGCTCGCCTGA
- a CDS encoding (2Fe-2S)-binding protein has translation MAKVPVQFTLNGAEKAEFIDSGTTLLNALRDKIGDTSPKGGCHQGTCGACSVIIDGELRLSCLTLAETCNGAAIITTSGLSEGGVLHPLQRAFLDAFATQCGFCTPGMIMAAKVLLDHTPNPSRDEVVEALSGNICRCTGYEPIIQAVLTAARSNSQNAA, from the coding sequence ATGGCAAAGGTCCCGGTCCAGTTCACGCTCAACGGCGCGGAGAAGGCCGAATTCATCGACAGCGGCACGACGCTGCTCAACGCACTGCGCGACAAGATCGGCGACACCTCGCCGAAGGGCGGCTGTCACCAGGGGACATGCGGCGCCTGCTCGGTCATCATCGACGGCGAGCTCCGGCTTTCCTGCCTGACGCTGGCCGAAACCTGCAACGGTGCGGCAATCATCACGACATCGGGGCTTTCGGAGGGCGGCGTGCTGCATCCTTTGCAGCGCGCCTTCCTCGACGCCTTCGCCACCCAGTGCGGCTTCTGCACGCCGGGCATGATCATGGCTGCCAAGGTTCTGCTCGACCACACGCCGAACCCCAGCCGCGACGAGGTGGTCGAGGCGCTGTCGGGCAATATCTGCCGCTGCACCGGTTACGAGCCGATCATCCAGGCTGTGCTGACCGCCGCGCGATCCAATTCGCAGAATGCTGCTTGA
- a CDS encoding xanthine dehydrogenase family protein molybdopterin-binding subunit encodes MELRKNYFADQRKDDLHEIGQPRPRSDSPGHVTGKTAYFADRNFPGMLHLKMVRSPHHHARIRSIDTSEAEKHPGVVKVLTAKDVPHNVYTILILIQIGPEDETVLADGKVRWKGEAVVAVLAETERAAQEAAAKVKVDYEVLPAVFDMEEALKPGAPLVNEYHGQNYYLYDSGECRKVRFGDVEAGFAGADHVLEQTYQSSPIEHAPTETTGCIVAPEGNDRFTCYTNTQAMFFTLDNASIILQMPGNKLHFVGGTVGGGFGGKVDVIVEPIAILGAKLTGRPVSFIYSREEEMQISSPRAAEKVVIKDGVMNDGRIVARKVTGYTDAGAYSRHSPYGAQKGAGHYPGPYTIPNVWIDTYCVYTNRTPSSAMRGFGVTIGDFALEVQMDKLARLIGMDPLEFRFINAYRDGDMKAHRQPTEGAALIECMQEASRAANWPVAEKYLSMSSYPKGA; translated from the coding sequence ATGGAGCTCCGCAAGAACTACTTCGCCGACCAGCGCAAGGACGATCTGCACGAGATCGGCCAGCCGCGGCCGCGCTCCGATTCACCCGGCCATGTCACCGGCAAGACCGCCTATTTCGCCGACCGCAACTTTCCCGGCATGCTGCATCTGAAGATGGTGCGCAGTCCGCATCATCACGCCCGCATCCGCAGCATCGACACTTCCGAGGCGGAAAAGCATCCGGGCGTCGTCAAGGTGCTGACGGCCAAGGACGTGCCGCACAATGTCTACACCATCCTCATCCTGATCCAGATCGGGCCGGAGGACGAGACGGTGCTGGCCGACGGCAAGGTGCGCTGGAAGGGCGAGGCCGTGGTGGCGGTGCTGGCCGAGACCGAGCGTGCAGCACAAGAGGCCGCCGCCAAGGTCAAGGTCGACTACGAGGTGCTGCCGGCCGTCTTCGACATGGAGGAAGCGCTGAAGCCCGGCGCGCCGCTGGTCAACGAATATCACGGCCAGAACTATTACCTCTATGACAGCGGCGAATGCCGCAAGGTGCGCTTCGGCGATGTCGAGGCGGGCTTCGCAGGTGCCGACCACGTGCTCGAGCAGACCTACCAGTCTTCGCCGATCGAGCACGCGCCGACCGAGACGACCGGCTGCATCGTCGCGCCCGAGGGCAACGACCGCTTCACCTGCTACACCAACACGCAGGCAATGTTCTTCACCCTCGACAATGCCTCGATCATCCTGCAGATGCCCGGCAACAAGCTGCATTTCGTCGGCGGCACCGTCGGCGGCGGCTTCGGCGGCAAGGTCGACGTCATCGTCGAGCCGATCGCCATCCTCGGCGCCAAGCTGACCGGCCGTCCGGTCTCCTTCATCTACAGCCGCGAGGAAGAGATGCAGATCTCCTCGCCGCGCGCCGCCGAAAAGGTCGTCATCAAGGACGGCGTCATGAACGACGGCCGCATCGTCGCCCGCAAGGTCACCGGCTACACCGACGCCGGCGCCTATTCGCGCCACTCGCCCTATGGCGCGCAGAAGGGCGCCGGCCACTATCCCGGCCCTTACACGATCCCGAATGTTTGGATCGACACCTATTGCGTCTACACCAACCGCACGCCCTCCTCCGCCATGCGCGGCTTCGGCGTCACCATCGGCGATTTCGCGCTGGAGGTGCAGATGGACAAGCTCGCCCGGCTGATCGGCATGGACCCGCTCGAATTCCGCTTCATCAACGCGTATCGCGACGGCGATATGAAGGCGCATCGCCAGCCGACGGAGGGGGCGGCGCTGATCGAGTGCATGCAGGAAGCCTCGCGCGCCGCCAACTGGCCGGTGGCGGAGAAGTACCTCTCCATGTCGTCCTACCCGAAGGGAGCTTGA
- a CDS encoding molybdopterin cofactor-binding domain-containing protein, whose product MAIRRGRGVAAINYPTGMNLGGDPTQALVHSTPTGNFMVTLSSVDLGQGMKQIMAQICAETIGVPTDRVVVDTADTDTGPHCMGTFASRGTHRAGNAVIQAAREARQVMLEVAAEELEVNASDLETDGEGNILVKGAPQKSISIFDVALSAHFKRGRSISGRGMFLIPRSYPEKETGAMKPSTCYAHACTVAEVEVDDETGEVTVLTVKNVFEIGRALNPKMVEQQLVGGSWMGISHALYETTEPYYPNRDHGGTDFNQYLMPGPGDLAQTEIIVLERPSADGPYGAKGPGEMCANPQIPAVANAVFDAVGVRIDTLPITPERILRALKTQADAPN is encoded by the coding sequence ATGGCGATCAGGCGCGGACGCGGCGTCGCCGCGATCAACTATCCGACCGGGATGAACCTCGGCGGCGACCCGACCCAGGCGCTGGTGCATTCGACGCCGACCGGCAACTTCATGGTGACGCTCTCCAGCGTCGATCTCGGCCAAGGGATGAAGCAGATCATGGCGCAGATCTGCGCCGAGACGATCGGCGTGCCGACCGACCGCGTCGTCGTCGACACCGCCGACACCGACACCGGCCCGCACTGCATGGGCACCTTCGCCTCGCGCGGCACGCACCGCGCCGGCAACGCCGTCATCCAGGCGGCCAGGGAAGCCCGCCAGGTGATGCTGGAAGTGGCGGCCGAGGAATTGGAGGTCAACGCCTCGGACCTCGAGACCGACGGCGAGGGCAACATCCTGGTCAAGGGCGCGCCGCAGAAGTCGATCTCGATCTTCGATGTCGCGCTGTCGGCGCATTTCAAGCGCGGCCGCTCGATTTCCGGCCGCGGCATGTTCCTCATCCCCCGCTCCTATCCGGAGAAGGAGACAGGCGCGATGAAGCCGTCGACCTGCTATGCCCATGCCTGCACCGTGGCCGAGGTCGAGGTCGACGACGAGACCGGCGAAGTCACCGTGCTCACCGTCAAGAACGTCTTTGAGATCGGCCGGGCGCTGAACCCGAAAATGGTCGAGCAGCAGCTCGTCGGCGGCTCATGGATGGGCATCAGCCATGCGCTCTACGAGACAACCGAACCCTACTATCCCAACCGCGACCATGGTGGCACCGACTTCAACCAATATCTGATGCCGGGACCGGGCGATCTCGCGCAAACCGAGATCATCGTGCTGGAGCGGCCGTCGGCCGACGGACCCTATGGCGCCAAGGGGCCGGGCGAAATGTGCGCCAACCCGCAGATCCCCGCGGTCGCCAACGCCGTTTTCGACGCGGTCGGCGTGCGCATCGACACGCTGCCGATCACGCCGGAGCGCATCCTGCGGGCGCTGAAAACGCAGGCCGACGCGCCGAACTGA
- a CDS encoding MoxR family ATPase encodes MPKRSARTTSAETVAISPEAVASRLAASRYLADESLATAIFLAIRLGKPLLLEGAPGVGKTEAAKAIAEVLGRDLVRLQCYEGIDAAHALYEWNYQRQLLAIRHAGEHEIDIYDDRFLIARPLLQVLKAPEKRVLLVDEIDRSDHEFEALLLEFLSDFQISIPERGTIRATAQPIVILTSNRTRELAEALRRRCVYHWITYPDAEREAAIIMLRAGDVAQATARAVACAVHDIRARPLAKPPGIAEAVEWANAATILEKGGSPWPEAFRRAIGVLIKDEEDLSYLAPELGRIVEEALA; translated from the coding sequence ATGCCAAAGAGAAGCGCCCGGACTACAAGCGCCGAGACTGTCGCAATCTCGCCGGAAGCGGTGGCGTCGCGCCTCGCCGCCTCGCGCTATCTGGCCGATGAAAGCCTGGCGACCGCCATCTTCCTGGCGATACGGCTGGGCAAGCCGCTGCTGCTCGAAGGCGCGCCGGGCGTCGGCAAGACGGAGGCGGCAAAAGCGATCGCCGAAGTGCTCGGGCGCGATCTCGTGCGGCTGCAATGCTATGAAGGCATCGATGCCGCGCATGCGCTTTACGAATGGAACTACCAGCGCCAGTTGCTCGCCATCCGCCATGCCGGCGAACACGAGATCGACATCTATGACGATCGGTTCCTGATTGCGCGGCCGCTGCTGCAGGTGCTGAAGGCGCCGGAAAAGCGCGTGCTGCTGGTCGACGAGATCGACCGTTCGGATCATGAGTTCGAAGCGCTGCTGTTGGAGTTCCTCTCCGATTTCCAGATCAGCATTCCCGAACGCGGCACCATTCGCGCCACGGCGCAGCCGATCGTCATCCTGACCTCGAACCGCACCCGCGAGCTGGCGGAGGCACTGCGGCGGCGCTGCGTCTACCACTGGATCACCTATCCCGACGCCGAGCGCGAGGCCGCCATCATCATGCTGCGCGCCGGCGACGTGGCGCAAGCCACTGCGCGCGCAGTGGCTTGCGCCGTGCACGACATCCGCGCCCGTCCGCTGGCCAAGCCGCCCGGCATCGCCGAAGCGGTCGAATGGGCGAACGCCGCGACAATCCTCGAGAAAGGCGGCAGCCCGTGGCCAGAGGCCTTCCGCCGCGCCATCGGCGTGCTGATCAAGGACGAGGAGGACCTGTCCTATCTCGCGCCCGAGCTTGGCCGGATCGTCGAGGAGGCATTGGCGTGA